The nucleotide sequence ACACATTGGCTAACCCATGCCCGACCAACTCCTTCGTGAAAGGCGCGAGCAGTGAATGTGCGACGGTTGATCATGGTGGCCGGGGCGGTGCTTCTGCTGGCCGGAGTCATCGGACTCCTGGTCCCGGTGTCGGTTCCCGATGGCAATAACGGGTCCATCGGATGCGGCAATGGGCTCGCGTCCAACCTGCAGAGCGCCCGCAGCGCAAACGACAAGACCGGGGCGAACATCCCGATCGTCGGCCAGTTGGTGCCGCACACCGACTACGTCTCGGAATGCCAGTCTTCGTTGTCGACCCGGCGCTCGTGGTCGATACCGGTGGCCGTCATCGGACTGGTCGTCGTCGTCGGCGCCGCGCTGCCGGAGCTGCAGGGCAGGCGCCGCGGCGCCACGACCGGTGGCCTGGCTGGATCCTGACGCTAGCGGCGCAACGCGGGCCGCAGGAACCAGCGAACCTTCTGCCGCCACGCGTGCGCGGACGTCACCGCGAACACGACGCCACACAGGCACGCGAACAGCCACACCAGCGCCGTACCGATCGGCCCCTGGAACGGCGGAACCAGCGCGGTGACGGAACGCACCACGCACGTCATGATCCCCGAGGCCGTCGC is from Mycobacterium conspicuum and encodes:
- a CDS encoding aminopeptidase; this translates as MNVRRLIMVAGAVLLLAGVIGLLVPVSVPDGNNGSIGCGNGLASNLQSARSANDKTGANIPIVGQLVPHTDYVSECQSSLSTRRSWSIPVAVIGLVVVVGAALPELQGRRRGATTGGLAGS